A stretch of the Thiocystis violascens DSM 198 genome encodes the following:
- a CDS encoding lytic transglycosylase domain-containing protein has protein sequence MHPSTTPTPNSGAAHWLLLGLLLNPAWSQASEEIEPAKPNSPKETATDLRQDASDRVPTRPSSPDRPIPKPAPQRTELKSKVDQAARQHGLDRDLAHALIRAESAYNPQAVSSAGAIGLMQVMPETAADYGVQNPDALFETETNLNTGMRHFKRLLDKYGNIGAAVMAYNAGEGALERSGGFVSYAETQRYTHQVLTSYLGSKGIDPYSARAREATGIALTPAMATAGGGKAGGGVRRNEPDTARPVTDQVWQSTVRRPEFRPEFNRVASSRSRAIQTRVSSRSPSPLALKVSSLRMTPPRYANQLSRAVAAKRR, from the coding sequence ATGCATCCATCGACGACACCGACGCCAAACTCTGGCGCCGCGCACTGGCTTCTGCTCGGCCTGCTCCTGAATCCAGCCTGGTCCCAGGCGAGCGAGGAGATTGAACCAGCGAAGCCGAACAGCCCCAAGGAAACGGCCACGGATTTGAGGCAAGACGCGTCGGACAGGGTTCCGACACGGCCGAGTTCGCCTGATCGGCCAATCCCCAAACCAGCCCCCCAGCGCACGGAACTTAAGTCCAAAGTCGACCAGGCCGCGCGCCAGCATGGCCTGGATCGCGACCTGGCGCACGCGCTCATCCGCGCGGAAAGCGCCTACAACCCGCAGGCGGTTTCCTCGGCGGGCGCGATCGGTTTGATGCAGGTGATGCCGGAGACGGCGGCGGATTATGGCGTGCAAAATCCTGACGCCCTGTTCGAGACGGAGACCAACCTGAACACCGGCATGCGCCATTTCAAGCGTCTGCTCGACAAATACGGCAACATCGGCGCGGCGGTGATGGCCTATAACGCTGGCGAGGGCGCGCTGGAACGCAGCGGCGGTTTCGTCTCCTATGCCGAGACCCAGCGGTATACCCATCAGGTGTTGACGAGCTATCTCGGCAGCAAGGGCATCGACCCCTATTCCGCGCGGGCGCGCGAGGCGACCGGCATCGCCTTGACGCCCGCGATGGCGACCGCTGGCGGCGGCAAGGCTGGCGGGGGCGTCCGGCGCAACGAACCCGACACCGCTCGGCCAGTAACCGATCAGGTCTGGCAGTCGACAGTCAGGCGGCCCGAGTTCAGGCCCGAATTCAATCGAGTCGCGAGTTCGCGGTCGCGCGCCATACAGACCAGGGTGTCGTCGCGTTCGCCCTCCCCTCTCGCGCTGAAGGTTTCCAGCTTGCGGATGACACCACCTCGTTATGCAAATCAACTGTCCAGGGCAGTCGCCGCCAAGCGTCGTTAA